One window from the genome of Pirellulales bacterium encodes:
- a CDS encoding redoxin domain-containing protein produces the protein MKRLTAAFLVLAFAAQVGQAATKSGVQPGGKVENFTLADYHGTEHSLTDLAGKRATVIAFLGTECPLAKSYGPRLAELAAKYQAQGVSFIGIDPNRQDSLAEIGAYARTSGIEFTILKDMNNKIADAIGATRTPEVFVIDQNKTVRYSGRIDDRYGVGYARDKVEHDYVVSALDAVLADMTIETAHVDTVGCLIGRTREADPKSAITYSNQVARIFQDHCVSCHRPGEIGPFAMTDYSEVAGWADMIAEVVRERRMPPWHADPKYGHFRNDISLSDADKETIFQWVAAGAPEGNPADLPAPREFAQGWTLPREPDLIVDVQAEPYTVPADGVVEYQYFTVDPGFTEDKWVKASQIIPGSAPVVHHVLCFVQAPGRDRGSIDENGLGFLAAYVPGFRAAPFPDGMAKHVPAGSKLVFQMHYTPVGKEQADLSKIGFIFAKPDELTHMVQTVSTGNRGINIPPHAEDYSREGTMSAYKHDLTILSYSPHMHVRGKAFSYEAIYPDGKREMLLDIPRYDFNWQTNYELTEAKVLPPGARVHCVAHWDNSDNNLANPDPSARVSWGDQTFEEMMIGFFDVAIPLDREKLLADGTIPKLDPAATVEDRAKELVSQLDGNGDGKLTKDEVPERFQLMFGLLDANHDGFVDADEALKFVKASGGRRPGGLGGGGGRRQRGDRDDNTHRGGGARKQATETADPAGR, from the coding sequence ATGAAGCGTCTGACGGCAGCTTTCCTTGTTTTGGCGTTTGCGGCGCAGGTCGGACAAGCGGCGACCAAGTCTGGTGTACAGCCCGGCGGAAAGGTCGAGAATTTCACCCTGGCCGATTACCACGGCACCGAGCACTCGCTGACGGACCTGGCAGGGAAGCGGGCAACCGTGATTGCGTTCCTGGGAACAGAATGCCCGTTGGCGAAAAGCTACGGTCCTCGACTGGCTGAACTCGCCGCCAAGTATCAAGCGCAAGGAGTGTCCTTCATCGGCATCGACCCGAATCGCCAGGATTCATTGGCCGAGATCGGGGCCTACGCGCGGACCTCGGGGATCGAATTCACGATCCTCAAGGACATGAACAATAAGATTGCCGACGCGATCGGCGCAACGCGCACGCCGGAAGTGTTCGTGATCGACCAGAACAAAACGGTCCGCTACTCGGGCCGGATCGACGATCGCTATGGTGTCGGCTATGCGCGCGACAAAGTCGAACACGATTATGTCGTGTCGGCACTCGATGCCGTGCTGGCGGATATGACGATCGAGACGGCGCATGTCGACACGGTGGGCTGCCTGATCGGCCGCACACGCGAGGCTGATCCAAAATCCGCCATCACGTATTCCAATCAGGTTGCACGGATCTTTCAGGATCATTGCGTAAGCTGCCATCGGCCGGGCGAGATCGGCCCCTTCGCCATGACCGACTACAGCGAGGTGGCCGGCTGGGCCGACATGATCGCCGAAGTCGTGCGCGAGCGTCGTATGCCGCCGTGGCACGCCGATCCAAAATATGGTCACTTCCGCAATGACATCAGTCTGTCCGACGCGGACAAGGAAACGATTTTTCAATGGGTTGCCGCCGGCGCGCCCGAAGGGAATCCCGCCGACCTGCCTGCGCCTCGCGAATTCGCCCAGGGATGGACGCTGCCACGCGAACCGGACCTGATCGTCGACGTGCAGGCCGAGCCGTACACGGTGCCGGCCGACGGCGTTGTCGAATATCAATACTTCACCGTCGATCCTGGTTTCACTGAAGATAAATGGGTGAAGGCCAGCCAGATCATCCCCGGTAGCGCTCCAGTTGTGCATCACGTGTTGTGCTTTGTGCAAGCGCCAGGACGCGATCGCGGCAGCATTGACGAAAATGGTCTCGGCTTTTTGGCAGCATACGTCCCTGGCTTCCGCGCCGCGCCGTTTCCGGATGGCATGGCCAAGCACGTGCCGGCTGGTTCGAAGCTGGTATTTCAGATGCACTACACGCCGGTCGGCAAGGAGCAAGCGGACCTCTCGAAGATCGGCTTCATTTTCGCCAAGCCCGACGAACTGACGCACATGGTGCAAACGGTGTCGACAGGCAATCGCGGCATCAACATCCCGCCGCATGCCGAGGACTACTCGCGCGAAGGGACAATGTCCGCCTATAAGCACGATCTGACGATCCTCTCTTATTCGCCTCACATGCACGTCCGTGGAAAGGCGTTCTCGTACGAGGCGATCTACCCCGATGGCAAGCGGGAAATGTTGCTCGACATCCCGCGATATGATTTTAACTGGCAAACCAACTACGAATTGACCGAGGCCAAGGTCCTGCCCCCCGGCGCTCGCGTGCATTGCGTTGCGCATTGGGACAACTCGGACAATAACTTGGCGAATCCCGACCCGTCGGCCCGCGTGAGCTGGGGCGATCAGACGTTCGAGGAGATGATGATTGGCTTCTTCGACGTGGCAATTCCGCTCGACCGCGAGAAGCTGCTGGCCGACGGTACGATTCCGAAGCTCGATCCTGCCGCCACAGTCGAGGACCGGGCGAAGGAACTGGTCAGCCAATTGGATGGCAATGGCGACGGCAAGTTGACCAAGGATGAAGTGCCCGAGCGTTTCCAATTGATGTTCGGCCTGCTCGATGCGAATCATGACGGCTTCGTCGACGCCGACGAGGCGCTGAAGTTCGTCAAAGCTAGCGGTGGCCGTCGTCCGGGCGGATTGGGTGGTGGCGGCGGACGCCGTCAACGCGGAGACCGTGACGACAACACTCATCGCGGCGGCGGCGCCCGTAAACAGGCGACCGAAACGGCAGATCCCGCCGGGCGGTAG
- a CDS encoding sugar phosphate isomerase/epimerase, with amino-acid sequence MARPVTLFTGQWADLPLEDLARKASEFGYQGLELACWGDHFEVEKALSDDGYCAGRRDLLERYDLQLHAISTHLVGQAVLDVIDSRHKAILPAHVWGDGKPAGVNARAAEELKNTARAAQKLGVEVVNGFTGSSIWPMLYSFPPVPQEMIDAGYALFAERFNPILDVFGDCGVRFALEVHPTEIAFDLYSAERTLAAIDRRDEFGFNFDPSHLLWQGVDPVEFLRAFPDRVYHVHVKDAIVTLNGRSGILSSHLNFGDPRRGWDFRSPGRGGVNFEEIIRCLNQIGYAGPLSVEWEDVGMDREAGAREAADFVKRLDFPPSQVAFDAAFAEK; translated from the coding sequence ATGGCCAGGCCCGTTACGCTATTCACCGGTCAATGGGCCGATTTGCCATTGGAAGACCTGGCGCGGAAGGCCAGCGAATTCGGCTATCAAGGTTTGGAATTGGCATGCTGGGGAGATCATTTCGAGGTCGAAAAGGCACTCTCGGACGACGGCTACTGCGCCGGTCGTCGTGATCTCCTCGAACGCTACGACTTGCAACTACACGCCATCAGTACGCACCTGGTAGGTCAGGCCGTGCTGGACGTGATCGACAGCCGGCATAAGGCTATCCTGCCTGCGCATGTTTGGGGTGATGGCAAACCGGCCGGCGTGAACGCGCGCGCTGCCGAAGAGCTCAAGAACACAGCCCGCGCGGCGCAGAAGCTGGGTGTCGAGGTTGTGAATGGCTTCACCGGCTCGAGCATCTGGCCAATGCTCTATTCTTTTCCGCCGGTTCCGCAGGAGATGATCGATGCCGGCTACGCGCTGTTCGCCGAGCGATTCAATCCGATCCTCGACGTCTTCGGCGATTGTGGCGTGCGCTTCGCCCTGGAAGTGCATCCAACAGAAATCGCTTTCGATCTCTACAGCGCCGAAAGGACATTAGCTGCGATCGACCGGCGCGATGAGTTCGGATTCAATTTCGATCCCAGCCATCTGCTATGGCAAGGAGTCGATCCGGTCGAGTTTCTACGCGCGTTCCCGGACCGTGTTTATCACGTACACGTCAAGGATGCGATCGTGACGCTCAACGGGCGCTCAGGCATCCTGTCGAGCCATCTGAACTTTGGCGACCCGCGTCGCGGCTGGGACTTCCGTTCGCCTGGCCGCGGCGGCGTTAATTTCGAAGAGATCATCCGCTGCCTGAACCAGATTGGCTATGCCGGTCCGCTTTCAGTGGAATGGGAAGACGTGGGCATGGACCGCGAAGCCGGCGCTCGCGAGGCGGCCGACTTCGTCAAACGCCTCGACTTCCCGCCTAGCCAGGTCGCCTTCGACGCAGCTTTCGCCGAGAAGTGA
- a CDS encoding MFS transporter, giving the protein MPSSRSTLDQPAAAEAPQDVTRLRDLSPQQWKSGLAAWLGWMFDGLDMHLYVLVAGPFVAELLGVSSAKNREVGYYSSWIQAAFLFGWALGGGFFGMIADRLGRSRALVMTILTYAAFTGLSFFAQAWWHLLVFRFLAALGIGGEWAVGASLLSETWPRRWRPWMAAVLQTGVNLGVILASLANFLLAGFPYRTVFLVGVLPALLVLWIRRSVPEPEEWQDAQLQGGVERPAFTDLFRGSVRRTTLLALCVCGLSLSGHWAFLFWYLQQLRNLPTVSAWTDVEVGQLVSKMVWLVMVSSIVGNFFAAWLARRLKYRRAIALLCLGYAASMLVTYGVPRDYNQMWWGLAAIGLCQGVFALFTMYLPPLFPTLLRTTGAGFCFNFGRIAAGIGTVFFGLFSQVGDYRLALLFAGMLFVPAAIIAWSLPELEDEQQPAVP; this is encoded by the coding sequence ATGCCTTCATCTCGCTCGACACTCGACCAGCCGGCCGCGGCCGAAGCTCCGCAGGACGTCACGCGGCTGCGCGATCTTTCTCCGCAGCAATGGAAATCGGGACTGGCCGCTTGGCTGGGCTGGATGTTCGACGGACTGGACATGCACTTGTATGTGCTGGTCGCTGGTCCGTTTGTCGCTGAACTCCTCGGCGTGTCCAGCGCCAAGAATCGTGAGGTGGGCTACTACAGCTCGTGGATTCAGGCCGCGTTTCTCTTCGGGTGGGCCCTCGGCGGCGGTTTCTTCGGCATGATCGCGGATCGTCTGGGGCGCAGTCGGGCGCTGGTGATGACCATCCTTACCTATGCGGCTTTCACCGGGTTATCGTTCTTTGCGCAGGCCTGGTGGCATCTGCTCGTGTTTCGATTTCTGGCGGCGCTGGGGATCGGCGGCGAATGGGCCGTCGGTGCGTCGCTGCTTTCGGAAACGTGGCCGCGACGCTGGCGACCGTGGATGGCAGCCGTTTTGCAAACAGGCGTCAACCTGGGAGTAATCCTGGCCAGCCTGGCGAATTTCCTGCTGGCTGGCTTTCCCTACCGCACAGTATTTCTGGTGGGCGTATTGCCGGCGCTATTGGTTCTTTGGATCCGGCGCAGCGTACCTGAACCAGAAGAATGGCAAGACGCGCAACTGCAGGGCGGTGTCGAACGACCTGCGTTCACCGACCTGTTCCGCGGCTCTGTGCGCCGCACGACACTTCTGGCGCTGTGCGTCTGCGGCTTGTCACTCTCTGGGCATTGGGCATTCTTGTTTTGGTACCTGCAGCAACTGCGCAACTTGCCCACAGTCAGCGCCTGGACCGACGTCGAAGTCGGCCAACTGGTCAGCAAAATGGTTTGGCTGGTGATGGTGTCGTCGATTGTCGGTAATTTTTTCGCCGCCTGGTTGGCGCGACGATTGAAGTATCGCCGGGCGATCGCGCTGCTGTGCTTGGGCTACGCGGCGTCGATGTTGGTCACCTATGGTGTGCCGCGCGATTACAACCAGATGTGGTGGGGGCTGGCCGCGATCGGACTGTGCCAGGGAGTGTTTGCCCTGTTCACGATGTATCTGCCGCCGTTGTTCCCCACGCTGCTGCGAACCACGGGAGCAGGCTTCTGCTTTAACTTCGGCCGCATCGCCGCCGGGATCGGCACCGTGTTCTTTGGGCTGTTCTCACAGGTGGGCGACTACCGCCTGGCTTTGCTATTTGCGGGCATGCTGTTTGTGCCCGCCGCCATCATTGCATGGTCGTTGCCAGAGTTAGAGGACGAACAGCAACCTGCCGTGCCGTAA